A DNA window from Halorubrum sp. DM2 contains the following coding sequences:
- a CDS encoding 50S ribosomal protein L18e has translation MSSKTNPKLQNLIADLKSVSRDSGANVWQDVADRLEKPRRTHAEVNLGRIERYAQEDETVVVPGKVLGSGVLETNVTVAAVDFSGTARTKIDQTGEAVTLEQFIEQNPEGSNVRVLR, from the coding sequence ATGAGTAGCAAGACGAACCCGAAACTACAGAACCTCATCGCCGATCTGAAGTCGGTCTCGCGAGATTCCGGTGCCAACGTGTGGCAGGATGTCGCCGACCGATTAGAGAAGCCACGGCGCACGCACGCTGAGGTCAACCTGGGCCGCATCGAGCGGTACGCTCAGGAAGACGAGACGGTCGTCGTCCCCGGCAAGGTGCTGGGCAGCGGTGTGCTCGAAACGAACGTCACCGTCGCCGCGGTCGACTTCTCCGGGACCGCCCGGACGAAGATCGACCAGACCGGCGAAGCGGTGACGCTGGAACAGTTCATCGAACAGAATCCCGAAGGAAGCAACGTGAGGGTACTCCGATGA
- a CDS encoding DNA-directed RNA polymerase subunit K, which yields MSEQRYNRYEKARILGARALQVSYGAPVLIDTNQTEPILVAAEEYDAGALPFTVRRES from the coding sequence ATGTCAGAACAGCGATACAATCGATACGAGAAGGCACGCATCCTCGGCGCGCGAGCGCTACAGGTGTCTTACGGGGCACCCGTGCTGATCGATACGAACCAGACGGAGCCGATCCTCGTCGCCGCGGAAGAGTACGACGCGGGCGCGCTCCCCTTCACGGTACGGAGGGAGAGCTGA
- a CDS encoding 30S ribosomal protein S9 has protein sequence MVTNTSGKKKTAVARATVREGEGRVRINSQPVELVEPEQARLKMLEPFRIAGEELRDGVDIDIDVEGGGFSGQADATRTAIARGLVQHLGDAELRDAYMSFDRTLLVNDVRQSEPKKWGGPGARARYQKSYR, from the coding sequence ATGGTAACGAACACCTCAGGCAAGAAGAAGACGGCCGTCGCCCGCGCCACCGTGCGCGAGGGCGAGGGTCGCGTTCGCATCAACTCCCAGCCAGTCGAGCTGGTCGAACCGGAGCAGGCGCGGCTCAAGATGCTGGAGCCGTTCCGCATCGCGGGCGAGGAGCTCCGCGACGGCGTCGACATCGACATCGATGTCGAGGGCGGCGGGTTCAGCGGACAGGCCGACGCGACGCGGACCGCCATCGCGCGCGGTCTCGTCCAGCACCTCGGCGACGCCGAACTGCGAGACGCGTACATGAGCTTCGACCGCACCCTGCTGGTCAACGACGTGCGCCAGTCCGAACCCAAGAAGTGGGGCGGACCCGGCGCACGCGCTCGCTACCAGAAGTCCTACCGCTGA
- a CDS encoding DNA-directed RNA polymerase subunit D produces MTEDEFDVQYVERDERSARVLIRGLTPAFANGIRRAMIADVPTFSIDTVRFVENSSVMFDEMIGLRLGLVPLTTPLDDFEVGDEVTLALDVEGPATAYSGDIESSDPLVEVADDNVPIIELKEGQRLEFEADAVLDTGKEHAKHQGGVSVGYRHLQRVTVEGDRGEFDDDEPNILRGVIETPDGAIELTDEFDNDLSERFPGKEVAVEDVPGAFVFHIETDGSFDVEELLLRAIDSIEERADELQTKVAV; encoded by the coding sequence ATGACCGAAGACGAATTCGACGTCCAGTACGTCGAACGGGACGAACGCAGCGCGCGGGTGCTGATCCGCGGGCTCACCCCGGCGTTCGCCAACGGCATCCGTCGGGCGATGATCGCCGACGTCCCGACGTTCTCGATCGACACGGTTCGGTTCGTCGAGAACTCCTCGGTCATGTTCGACGAGATGATCGGCCTGCGTCTGGGGCTCGTTCCCCTGACGACGCCGCTCGACGACTTCGAGGTCGGCGACGAGGTCACCCTCGCGCTCGACGTCGAAGGCCCGGCGACGGCGTACTCCGGCGACATCGAGAGCAGCGATCCGCTCGTCGAGGTCGCCGACGACAACGTCCCGATCATCGAGCTGAAGGAGGGACAGCGGTTGGAGTTCGAGGCCGACGCGGTCCTCGACACCGGCAAGGAGCACGCCAAACACCAGGGCGGCGTCTCCGTCGGCTACCGCCATCTCCAGCGCGTCACGGTCGAAGGCGACCGCGGCGAGTTCGACGACGACGAGCCGAACATCCTCCGCGGCGTCATCGAGACCCCCGACGGAGCGATCGAGCTCACGGACGAGTTCGACAACGACCTCTCGGAACGGTTCCCCGGGAAGGAGGTCGCGGTCGAGGACGTGCCGGGCGCGTTCGTCTTCCACATCGAGACGGACGGCTCGTTCGACGTCGAGGAACTGCTGCTCCGCGCGATCGACTCCATCGAGGAGCGCGCGGACGAACTACAGACGAAAGTCGCGGTATAA
- a CDS encoding 50S ribosomal protein L13, translating to MSLAKVDADVVVDARDCILGRVSSEVAQRALSGETVAVVNAERAVITGNEEATMETYHTRAELGSDSGPYYPKRPDRIFKRAIRGMLPYKSEDGREAFSNVRVYVGNPYERDEDVESVVLDGTSLDRLSNIKFTTLGSISESLGANVTW from the coding sequence ATGAGTCTCGCGAAGGTAGACGCGGACGTCGTCGTCGACGCCCGCGACTGTATCCTCGGTCGCGTCTCCTCGGAGGTCGCACAGCGCGCCCTCTCCGGGGAGACTGTCGCCGTCGTCAACGCCGAGCGCGCCGTCATCACCGGCAACGAGGAGGCGACGATGGAGACGTACCACACCCGCGCGGAGCTCGGCTCCGACAGCGGGCCGTACTACCCCAAGCGCCCCGACCGCATCTTCAAGCGCGCCATCCGCGGCATGCTGCCGTACAAGTCCGAGGACGGCCGCGAGGCGTTCTCGAACGTGCGCGTGTACGTCGGGAACCCCTACGAGCGCGACGAGGACGTCGAGAGCGTCGTTCTCGACGGCACCTCGCTCGACCGACTCTCGAACATCAAATTCACGACGCTCGGATCGATCTCCGAGTCTCTGGGAGCCAACGTCACATGGTAA
- a CDS encoding 30S ribosomal protein S4, protein MSTGKNTKGYETPNHPYQGERIAEESDLLSRYGLKNKEEFWRAQSELRNMRREARRLLGEAQGDVDAAQDAGAEFVARLRRIGILGDNDDISTVLSLDVTDLLERRFQTIVYRQGFASSTQQARQFIVHGHITVNGARVTRPSVKVDVDDEGAIAFDENSPLADDLHPERAESQE, encoded by the coding sequence ATGAGCACCGGGAAAAACACGAAGGGCTACGAGACGCCGAACCACCCGTACCAAGGCGAGCGCATCGCCGAGGAGTCCGACCTCCTCTCGCGGTACGGTCTGAAGAACAAAGAGGAGTTCTGGCGCGCCCAGTCCGAGCTGCGCAACATGCGTCGGGAGGCCCGACGGCTGCTCGGCGAGGCGCAGGGTGACGTCGACGCCGCTCAGGACGCCGGCGCGGAGTTCGTCGCACGACTCCGCCGCATCGGCATCCTCGGCGACAACGACGACATCTCGACGGTCCTGTCGCTCGACGTGACCGACCTGCTGGAGCGCCGCTTCCAGACGATCGTCTACCGTCAGGGGTTCGCCTCCTCGACCCAGCAGGCCCGCCAGTTCATCGTCCACGGCCACATCACCGTCAACGGCGCTCGCGTCACGCGCCCGTCGGTGAAGGTGGACGTCGACGACGAAGGTGCCATCGCCTTCGACGAGAACAGTCCGCTCGCGGACGATCTCCACCCCGAGCGCGCGGAGTCACAGGAGTAA
- a CDS encoding DNA-directed RNA polymerase subunit N, translating to MMIPVRCFTCGNVVGEHWEEFKERAREGDEDPGEVLDDLGVDRHCCRRMMVSHKDLVDVVSPYQ from the coding sequence ATGATGATCCCCGTCCGGTGTTTCACGTGCGGCAACGTCGTGGGTGAACACTGGGAAGAGTTCAAAGAGCGGGCTCGCGAGGGCGACGAAGACCCCGGCGAGGTGCTCGACGACCTCGGGGTCGACCGGCACTGCTGCCGCCGGATGATGGTGAGTCATAAGGACCTCGTCGACGTCGTCTCGCCGTACCAGTAA
- the rpsB gene encoding 30S ribosomal protein S2 codes for MSEDNDAVELDDDAETEAVDAAVEEEADTTEEPTADAAAEAADAESEAAAEAAEETTEEEDASPFDDDVMPDDDVDLLIPVEDYLSAGVHIGTQQKTKDMERFIHRVRDDGLYVLDVSLTDGRIRTAADFLANYNPEQILVTSSRQYGRFPAEKFADAIGARARTGRFIPGTLTNPDYAGYIEPDVVVVTDPIGDAQAVKEAITVGIPVIAMCDSNNQLSNVDLVIPTNNKGRRALSVVYWLLANETLDRRGADTVFALEDFEDEL; via the coding sequence ATGAGCGAAGACAACGACGCGGTCGAACTCGACGACGACGCGGAGACCGAGGCGGTCGACGCGGCGGTCGAGGAGGAGGCCGACACGACCGAGGAACCGACCGCCGACGCGGCCGCTGAGGCCGCCGACGCCGAGAGCGAGGCGGCCGCCGAGGCCGCGGAAGAGACGACCGAGGAGGAGGACGCCTCCCCCTTCGACGACGACGTCATGCCGGACGACGACGTCGACCTGCTGATCCCCGTCGAGGACTACCTCTCCGCGGGTGTCCACATCGGGACCCAGCAGAAGACGAAGGACATGGAGCGGTTCATCCACCGCGTCCGCGACGACGGGCTGTACGTCCTCGACGTGAGCCTGACCGACGGGCGGATCCGCACGGCCGCGGACTTCCTCGCGAACTACAACCCCGAGCAGATCCTCGTCACGTCCTCGCGGCAGTACGGCCGGTTCCCGGCCGAGAAGTTCGCGGACGCCATCGGCGCTCGCGCCCGCACCGGTCGCTTCATCCCGGGCACGCTGACGAACCCCGACTACGCCGGCTACATCGAGCCGGACGTCGTCGTGGTGACCGACCCGATCGGTGACGCGCAGGCCGTCAAGGAGGCCATCACCGTGGGTATCCCGGTCATCGCGATGTGTGACTCCAACAACCAGCTGTCGAACGTCGACCTCGTCATCCCGACGAACAACAAGGGTCGACGCGCGCTGTCGGTCGTCTACTGGCTCCTCGCCAACGAGACGCTCGACCGCCGCGGGGCCGACACCGTGTTCGCCCTCGAAGACTTCGAGGACGAACTGTAG
- a CDS encoding 30S ribosomal protein S11, with the protein MSESEDGGKWGIAHVYASFNNTLITVTDETGAETIAKSSGGTVVKQNRDEASPYAAMQMAEVVAERVKDAGLEGVHVRVRGPGGNLNKSTGPGAQATIRALSRAGVEIGRIEDVTPIPHDGTKAPKNKRV; encoded by the coding sequence ATGAGTGAATCCGAAGACGGAGGAAAGTGGGGCATCGCCCACGTGTACGCGTCGTTCAACAACACGCTCATCACGGTCACCGACGAGACGGGAGCCGAGACGATCGCCAAGTCGTCCGGCGGCACCGTGGTGAAGCAGAACCGCGACGAGGCGTCGCCGTACGCCGCCATGCAGATGGCGGAGGTCGTCGCCGAGCGCGTCAAGGACGCCGGTCTGGAGGGCGTACACGTTCGCGTGCGCGGTCCCGGCGGCAACCTCAACAAGTCCACCGGTCCCGGTGCGCAGGCGACGATTCGCGCGCTCTCGCGTGCGGGCGTCGAGATCGGCCGGATCGAGGACGTCACGCCCATCCCGCACGACGGGACGAAGGCACCGAAGAACAAGCGAGTCTGA
- the eno gene encoding phosphopyruvate hydratase has protein sequence MTKITSVSLRRVLDSRGNPTVEADVLTESGGFGRGAAPSGASTGEYEAIELPASESIAKAREHAVPRIEGVFAGDQRAVDNALRAADGTDDFSAIGANSAVAISMAAAKAAADVLGAPLYQHLGGAFRGENFPVPLGNVVGGGEHAKEATHIQEFLAAPVGAPSVSEAVFANAAVHAAVADVLDERGVPAAKGDEGAWAPPISDAEAFEVVEEAVDRVEDEVGFEIRFGLDVAAAELYDDDREAYVYGDETKSADEQIDYIAGLVDEYDLAYVEDPLDENDYEAFAELTDRVGDRTLICGDDLFVTNVERLQDGIDAGAANSILIKPNQIGTLSDAFDAVELAARNGYETVISHRSGETEDTTIAHLAVATDAGYIKTGTVGGERTAKLNELVRIADDAV, from the coding sequence ATGACGAAGATTACGAGCGTCTCGCTGCGTCGCGTGCTCGACTCGCGCGGCAACCCGACGGTCGAGGCCGACGTGCTCACCGAGTCCGGCGGCTTCGGGCGCGGCGCAGCCCCCAGCGGGGCCTCGACCGGCGAGTACGAGGCGATCGAACTGCCCGCGAGCGAGTCGATCGCGAAGGCCCGCGAACACGCGGTGCCGCGCATCGAAGGCGTCTTCGCGGGCGACCAGCGCGCGGTCGACAACGCCTTACGCGCCGCCGACGGGACGGACGACTTCTCTGCCATCGGCGCGAACAGTGCGGTCGCCATTTCGATGGCGGCCGCAAAGGCCGCCGCCGACGTGCTGGGCGCACCGCTGTACCAGCACCTCGGCGGCGCGTTCCGCGGCGAGAACTTCCCCGTTCCGCTCGGCAACGTCGTCGGCGGCGGGGAACACGCCAAGGAGGCCACCCACATTCAGGAGTTCCTCGCCGCTCCCGTGGGCGCGCCGAGCGTCTCGGAGGCCGTCTTCGCGAACGCCGCGGTCCACGCGGCGGTCGCGGACGTGCTCGACGAGCGCGGCGTCCCCGCGGCGAAGGGCGACGAGGGCGCGTGGGCACCCCCGATCTCGGACGCCGAGGCGTTCGAGGTCGTCGAGGAGGCGGTCGACCGCGTCGAGGACGAAGTCGGGTTCGAGATCCGCTTCGGGCTCGACGTGGCGGCCGCCGAGCTGTACGACGACGACCGAGAGGCGTACGTGTACGGCGACGAGACGAAGTCGGCCGACGAGCAGATCGACTATATCGCCGGCCTCGTCGACGAGTACGACCTCGCGTACGTCGAGGACCCGCTCGACGAGAACGACTACGAGGCGTTCGCGGAGCTGACCGACCGGGTCGGCGACCGGACGCTGATCTGCGGCGACGACCTGTTCGTCACCAACGTCGAGCGGCTCCAGGACGGGATCGACGCGGGCGCGGCCAACAGCATCCTGATCAAGCCGAACCAGATCGGAACGCTGTCGGACGCGTTCGACGCCGTCGAACTCGCCGCCCGCAACGGGTACGAGACGGTCATCTCGCACCGCTCGGGCGAGACCGAGGACACCACCATCGCACACCTCGCCGTGGCGACCGACGCCGGCTACATCAAGACCGGCACGGTCGGCGGCGAGCGAACGGCCAAGCTGAACGAACTGGTCCGCATCGCGGACGACGCGGTATGA
- a CDS encoding 30S ribosomal protein S13: protein MSTEESQDDSPEEEEDLQYFVRIGGADLDGTKTVERSLSELDGIGTRTARLVAEKADVDRNATFGLLDEDDIDAVVDIAENLEDHVPSWMTNRQNDFFTGETTHLVGTDVNEKRRHDINRMKIIESYKGVRHKRGQKVRGQRTKSTGRSEGTIGVNVEEIREEMADEEEGDDE from the coding sequence ATGAGCACGGAAGAATCACAGGACGACTCGCCGGAGGAGGAGGAAGACCTCCAGTACTTCGTTCGGATCGGGGGCGCGGACCTCGACGGGACGAAGACGGTCGAGCGAAGCCTGTCCGAACTCGACGGCATCGGCACGCGCACGGCGCGGCTGGTCGCCGAGAAGGCCGACGTGGACCGAAACGCCACGTTCGGGCTCCTCGATGAGGATGACATCGACGCGGTGGTCGACATCGCCGAGAACCTCGAAGACCACGTCCCGTCGTGGATGACGAACAGACAGAACGACTTCTTCACCGGAGAGACGACGCACCTCGTCGGCACCGACGTCAACGAGAAGCGCCGCCACGACATCAACCGGATGAAGATCATCGAATCGTACAAGGGCGTGCGTCACAAGCGCGGACAGAAGGTTCGCGGCCAGCGCACCAAGTCCACGGGTCGCTCGGAGGGGACCATCGGGGTCAACGTCGAGGAGATCCGCGAGGAGATGGCCGACGAAGAGGAGGGTGACGACGAATGA